The following coding sequences are from one Thamnophis elegans isolate rThaEle1 chromosome 5, rThaEle1.pri, whole genome shotgun sequence window:
- the TOMM6 gene encoding mitochondrial import receptor subunit TOM6 homolog — protein sequence MVTGGQIGPAGGSSGAVTPEGLRGWIRGAYRFATDRNDFRRNLIVNLGLFAVGVWVARNLTDIDLMAPQPVA from the exons ATGGTGACAGGCGGTCAAATAGGCCCTGCTGGCGGGAGTTCCGGCGCGGTTACCCCTGAAGGTCTGCGCGGCTGGATCCGAGGAGCTTATCGCTTTGCCACAGACCGCAATGACTTCCGCAG AAACCTCATAGTTAATCTGGGACTCTTTGCAGTAGGTGTCTGGGTAGCCAGAAACTTAACAGACATTGATTTGATGGCACCACAACCTGTTGCATAA
- the USP49 gene encoding ubiquitin carboxyl-terminal hydrolase 49 isoform X1 encodes MDRCKHVGRLRLAQDHSILNPQKWYCMDCNTTESIWACLKCSHVACGRYIEDHALKHFEETRHPLAMEVNDLYVFCYLCEDYVLNDNPEGDLKLLRSSLSAVKSQKHDPSARSGRTLRSMALGEDVCNHQRAPQGQPQMLTALWYRRQSLLAKALRTWFDKSSRGQQKLEQKKQMEELERKKEVARQRRQEMKRRLLEELANTPPRKSARLLSHIHRENLIPRKFRDMEASSPTSRRVQSSKFKQFYSIRRKPLMTPGVTGLKNLGNTCYMNSILQVLSHLQKFRECFLTLDLCETEELLAKTVIGKSRISGKLVTGSTPTESGRNDQLGSFGRQSLSVGLNGGSSISKSLELIQPKEPSSKHISLCHELHTLFRVMWSGKWASVSPFAMLHSVWSLIPAFRGYDQQDAQEFLCELLDKVQQELESEGTKRRILIPFPQRKLTKQVLKVVNTIFHGQLLSQVTCITCNYKSNTVEPFWDLSLEFPERYHSINKGIVPLNQTECMLTEMLAKFTETEALEGRIYACDQCNSKRRKSSPKPLILSEAKKQLMIYRLPQVLRLHLKRFRWSGRNHREKIGVHVLFDQVLNMEPYCCRDTFSSLDKETFVYDLSAVVMHHGKGFGSGHYTAYCYNTEGGFWVHCNDSKLNVCSVEEVCKTQAYILFYTQRTIQGRASISETQLQAQVLSKHNVRRLTLP; translated from the exons ATGGATAGATGCAAACATGTTGGGCGGCTAAGACTTGCCCAGGATCATTCCATTCTGAATCCCCAGAAGTGGTACTGCATGGACTGTAACACCACCGAATCCATTTGGGCTTGCCTAAAATGTTCCCATGTGGCATGTGGAAGATATATTGAGGACCATGCACTTAAACACTTTGAAGAGACCAGGCATCCTTTGGCTATGGAAGTAAATGATCTGTATGTATTTTGCTATCTTTGTGAAGACTATGTATTGAATGATAATCCCGAGGGTGACCTGAAATTACTGAGGAGTTCTTTATCTGCAGTTAAAAGTCAGAAGCATGATCCTTCTGCTAGAAGTGGTAGGACATTGCGGTCAATGGCTTTGGGGGAGGATGTTTGCAACCATCAAAGAGCACCTCAGGGACAACCTCAGATGCTTACAGCTCTCTGGTATAGACGGCAATCGTTGCTTGCAAAAGCATTGCGAACATGGTTTGATAAAAGTTCTAGAGGCCAACAAAAATTAGAACAAAAAAAGCAAATGGAAGAactggagaggaaaaaggaagtggCCAGGCAGCGACGTCAAGAGATGAAACGGAGATTGTTAGAGGAGCTGGCAAACACTCCTCCAAGAAAAAGTGCCAGGCTTTTATCGCACATTCACAGAGAGAACCTGATTCCTCGGAAGTTCAGAGATATGGAAGCTAGTTCCCCTACCTCAAGACGAGTGCAAAGTAGCAAATTCAAACAATTCTATTCCATCCGGCGTAAACCTCTTATGACTCCTGGTGTGACTGGACTAAAGAATTTAGGAAATACGTGCTACATGAACTCTATCCTTCAAGTATTAAGTCACCTCCAGAAATTTAGAGAATGTTTCCTGACACTGGACCTTTGTGAAACTGAAGAACTTTTAGCTAAGACTGTAATTGGAAAATCTAGAATATCTGGAAAGCTAGTCACCGGATCTACTCCAACGGAGTCAGGCAGAAATGATCAACTGGGTTCATTTGGCAGGCAAAGCCTATCTGTTGGTTTAAATGGTGGGTCCTCAATAAGCAAAAGTTTAGAACTAATACAGCCCAAGGAACCAAGTTCAAAGCACATCTCTCTCTGCCATGAACTGCACACACTCTTCAGAGTTATGTGGTCTGGGAAGTGGGCTTCAGTGTCTCCTTTTGCCATGCTACACTCTGTATGGAGTTTGATTCCAGCATTTCGAGGTTATGATCAGCAAGATGCTCAGGAATTTCTTTGTGAATTGTTAGACAAAGTGCAGCAAGAGCTGGAATCAGAAGGAACAAAACGCAGGATCCTCATCCCTTTTCCACAAAGGAAGCTCACCAAGCAGGTCCTGAAAGTGGTGAACACTATTTTCCACGGGCAGCTACTCAGTCAG GTGACCTGTATAACATGTAATTATAAATCCAATACTGTGGAACCCTTCTGGGATCTTTCCCTGGAATTTCCAGAACGTTATCATTCTATCAATAAAGGGATTGTGCCTCTTAATCAAACTGAGTGCATGCTGACTGAAATGTTGGCCAAATTCACAGAAACAGAAGCTTTGGAAGGGAGAATTTATGCATGTGACCAGTGTAACA GCAAACGACGGAAGTCTTCTCCCAAACCTCTTATTCTAAGTGAAGCTAAAAAGCAGTTAATGATCTACAGACTACCTCAGGTCCTCCGGCTGCACCTTAAACGATTCAG GTGGTCTGGACGTAATCACCGTGAGAAGATTGGGGTCCATGTCCTCTTTGACCAGGTATTAAACATGGAACCTTACTGCTGCAGGGATACTTTCTCCTCTCTTGACAAAGAGACCTTTGTCTATGACCTCTCGGCTGTGGTGATGCATCACGGGAAAGGGTTTGGCTCAGGACATTACACGGCATATTGCTACAACACAGAGGGAG gGTTTTGGGTCCACTGCAATGACTCCAAACTGAATGTATGTAGCGTGGAGGAGGTATGCAAAACCCAAGCATACATTCTTTTTTATACACAAAGAACTATACAGGGCAGAGCAAGTATCTCAGAAACACAACTTCAAGCTCAGGTGCTGTCTAAACACAATGTTAGAAGACTGACACTCCCCTGA
- the USP49 gene encoding ubiquitin carboxyl-terminal hydrolase 49 isoform X2, which yields MDRCKHVGRLRLAQDHSILNPQKWYCMDCNTTESIWACLKCSHVACGRYIEDHALKHFEETRHPLAMEVNDLYVFCYLCEDYVLNDNPEGDLKLLRSSLSAVKSQKHDPSARSGRTLRSMALGEDVCNHQRAPQGQPQMLTALWYRRQSLLAKALRTWFDKSSRGQQKLEQKKQMEELERKKEVARQRRQEMKRRLLEELANTPPRKSARLLSHIHRENLIPRKFRDMEASSPTSRRVQSSKFKQFYSIRRKPLMTPGVTGLKNLGNTCYMNSILQVLSHLQKFRECFLTLDLCETEELLAKTVIGKSRISGKLVTGSTPTESGRNDQLGSFGRQSLSVGLNGGSSISKSLELIQPKEPSSKHISLCHELHTLFRVMWSGKWASVSPFAMLHSVWSLIPAFRGYDQQDAQEFLCELLDKVQQELESEGTKRRILIPFPQRKLTKQVLKVVNTIFHGQLLSQVTCITCNYKSNTVEPFWDLSLEFPERYHSINKGIVPLNQTECMLTEMLAKFTETEALEGRIYACDQCNSKRRKSSPKPLILSEAKKQLMIYRLPQVLRLHLKRFRWSGRNHREKIGVHVLFDQGFGSTAMTPN from the exons ATGGATAGATGCAAACATGTTGGGCGGCTAAGACTTGCCCAGGATCATTCCATTCTGAATCCCCAGAAGTGGTACTGCATGGACTGTAACACCACCGAATCCATTTGGGCTTGCCTAAAATGTTCCCATGTGGCATGTGGAAGATATATTGAGGACCATGCACTTAAACACTTTGAAGAGACCAGGCATCCTTTGGCTATGGAAGTAAATGATCTGTATGTATTTTGCTATCTTTGTGAAGACTATGTATTGAATGATAATCCCGAGGGTGACCTGAAATTACTGAGGAGTTCTTTATCTGCAGTTAAAAGTCAGAAGCATGATCCTTCTGCTAGAAGTGGTAGGACATTGCGGTCAATGGCTTTGGGGGAGGATGTTTGCAACCATCAAAGAGCACCTCAGGGACAACCTCAGATGCTTACAGCTCTCTGGTATAGACGGCAATCGTTGCTTGCAAAAGCATTGCGAACATGGTTTGATAAAAGTTCTAGAGGCCAACAAAAATTAGAACAAAAAAAGCAAATGGAAGAactggagaggaaaaaggaagtggCCAGGCAGCGACGTCAAGAGATGAAACGGAGATTGTTAGAGGAGCTGGCAAACACTCCTCCAAGAAAAAGTGCCAGGCTTTTATCGCACATTCACAGAGAGAACCTGATTCCTCGGAAGTTCAGAGATATGGAAGCTAGTTCCCCTACCTCAAGACGAGTGCAAAGTAGCAAATTCAAACAATTCTATTCCATCCGGCGTAAACCTCTTATGACTCCTGGTGTGACTGGACTAAAGAATTTAGGAAATACGTGCTACATGAACTCTATCCTTCAAGTATTAAGTCACCTCCAGAAATTTAGAGAATGTTTCCTGACACTGGACCTTTGTGAAACTGAAGAACTTTTAGCTAAGACTGTAATTGGAAAATCTAGAATATCTGGAAAGCTAGTCACCGGATCTACTCCAACGGAGTCAGGCAGAAATGATCAACTGGGTTCATTTGGCAGGCAAAGCCTATCTGTTGGTTTAAATGGTGGGTCCTCAATAAGCAAAAGTTTAGAACTAATACAGCCCAAGGAACCAAGTTCAAAGCACATCTCTCTCTGCCATGAACTGCACACACTCTTCAGAGTTATGTGGTCTGGGAAGTGGGCTTCAGTGTCTCCTTTTGCCATGCTACACTCTGTATGGAGTTTGATTCCAGCATTTCGAGGTTATGATCAGCAAGATGCTCAGGAATTTCTTTGTGAATTGTTAGACAAAGTGCAGCAAGAGCTGGAATCAGAAGGAACAAAACGCAGGATCCTCATCCCTTTTCCACAAAGGAAGCTCACCAAGCAGGTCCTGAAAGTGGTGAACACTATTTTCCACGGGCAGCTACTCAGTCAG GTGACCTGTATAACATGTAATTATAAATCCAATACTGTGGAACCCTTCTGGGATCTTTCCCTGGAATTTCCAGAACGTTATCATTCTATCAATAAAGGGATTGTGCCTCTTAATCAAACTGAGTGCATGCTGACTGAAATGTTGGCCAAATTCACAGAAACAGAAGCTTTGGAAGGGAGAATTTATGCATGTGACCAGTGTAACA GCAAACGACGGAAGTCTTCTCCCAAACCTCTTATTCTAAGTGAAGCTAAAAAGCAGTTAATGATCTACAGACTACCTCAGGTCCTCCGGCTGCACCTTAAACGATTCAG GTGGTCTGGACGTAATCACCGTGAGAAGATTGGGGTCCATGTCCTCTTTGACCAG gGTTTTGGGTCCACTGCAATGACTCCAAACTGA